taaaatggtttttggtttttgtttctgaaaaacCACTTTATTTTGCCAATCAAAATTTTGCTAAAAATGATTCCCTAAAAActagggaaactagtttttcaaataaatacttaattctacacaaaaaccaaaatctgcgtttttttagttttctgaCAGTTTTctaagaagattttttttttattatacatttttatttatcattttcttttaattggtctttcttttcatttttttttgtaactggtctttctttttcatatttggaTTATTCTTATTTTTCATTCCCACTATCATCCGTTTTTCACCATCACATCATCAATACATTTTTTgtactttattaatataaaataggtAAGTGATTATACATACAATTTTCGAGTTTTTCTTCTCAACactcaaaaaatatttgatcatACTTGTAAATTAGAAGAAGTTCTCTTACTTGCAAACTAaaagaatttcaaaaatatttcaaaaggaatttttttttaaaagtcactattttaattaattgctatagaaattatttaaacaaaaataaccaTAGAAATAAAtgtgtaaaaattattttagaaaaaatatcaaatgtatgatattaatatttttataatgctTAATTACTTGTATAATAGTATTTGAGGTCAAATATGAAAGGCATTcgagataaaattaaaaatatatatatatatatatatatatatatatatatatatatatatatatatttgtttatatggAATTTACgatagttttattttgtatttatatattttttaaataagttttgtaaataaatttatgtttattttaatgacagtgttgtatattttattattttcagaaTAAATATCTTACTATccatagtatttttattttattaattttaaaaataaaaaccaaaactaaaaactaaaaaccaaaatctaaaacaaccatttatgtttttcaaaaaaaaaacaaaaaatctactgcaaaatcaaaaaccaaaagtcaaaaactaaaatctaaaaaccaaaaactaaaatccataAACCAAAAACTGGAATCTAAAAACTAGGAAAACAATCATCACTCTAATCTgtagaaatcagtttctacaggtttttagaattatagtaatgtgtagattttgatttctacatgttttagatttacagtTGATCTATAGAAGTCGGTTTCaacgtgttttagatttatactAATGTGTAggttttgatttctaaagattttagatcGGTAGGTTAAGCGTAGAatatgtattctaaatatttttagaatactcttatttacgtagatcacgtattctaaacattgtagattcaatgaaaaaaatgaatttcattttctactttgtagaatgtcatttctactttatttataacagaatctgaaaattatgatttaaacatttttagactgaaaaaaataccactaagttcatataggtattttatcaatagtaactatttttctatttttttttttggaaaactatttattaaatttattttcaaaaatattaaagggtattatagGCAAAAATGACATAAAATAGATATTAGTCTAAAaagacatagttatcatttttttgctctaaaaaaaataattttcccaaatttatatatccaaaagaccagagattgtttttgtttcctatACCCAAAATCACAGTGGAAAATATTTGCCGACAAAAacgtatattattttttaattatggtcTAGCAATACGTTGAAGTTTGAATTATTATCTTCTTactaactattttaaaaaatgaaatctcCTGATATGAGATCAATGTCTGGTAACgtcttttcaaaataaaatccgaaattttCTCACAAATGATTTTTATAGAATCTTACGCATTTAAAACGAATAGTAAAGCCATTTAATTCATTTCATCTAATAAGGAAATAAATGTTATAAACTTAGAAGGTAAAATGTTCGTGTCTTTTGAATATCTACAACAAGAAAATCTCTCTTCAAACGTATATCTATTTTCTCtctcaaaaaacataaaatttcagAACAACGCCAACAATGGCAGAAAACGACTTCTCACTCAAAGAGACATGTCCGAAAATCGGCGGTGGAAGATCGTTTCCCGGCGGCGAAATGCAGACGTCATCGTTCGACCTCGTGGAGCGAATGACATTTCTCTACATCCGAGTCGTCAAGGCTCGAGCCTTACCTTCCAACGACTCATTCATCGAAGTCACCATCGGAAGCTACAAAGGAAGAACGAAGAACAAcacaaaccctaaccctaaccctGAGTTCCACGAAGTGTTCGCCTTTAACAAGGATCGTCTCCAAGGAAACGTCTTGGACGTCGCTGTGAAGGCCAACGAAGAAGTGATTATTGGTAAGTGTAAGTTCGAAGTTGCTGAGATTCCGACGCGTGTCCCTCCGGACAGTCCACTGGCTCCTCAGTGGTATAGATTAGAAGACATCAACGGGAATAGGTTTGGAGGAGAGGTTATGCTGTCTGTATGGATGGGGACACAAGCTGATGAAGTGTTCCCTGAAGCTTGGCATTCGGATTGTGTTACCGTGAATGGAGACAACGCAGTGATCGCACGGTCTAAAGTTTATCTATCTCCGAGGCTTTGGTATCTGAGAGTGAACGTCATTGAGGCTCAAGATTTGGTTCCGTTACAAGGAAACAGAACCAATCCGGAGATTTTAGTGAAAGGGTTTTTAGGGAACATTGTCGTGAGGAGTCGGGTGTCTCAGACACGAACCATGAGCCCGGTTTGGAACGAGGATATGATGTTTGTGGCGGTAGAGCCTTTTGAAGACAGCTTGATACTTAGCTTGGAATGCAAGTTAGGTCAAAACGAAGAGTGTTTAGGGAAATGTGAGATAAAGTTATCTCAAGTTGAGAGAAGGGTAATGCCGGATCCTGTGCCGGCTATGTGGTACAACTTGGAACGCGTCGTGGACTCAGTGGTACCGGGATTCGCGGGGAGGATTCATTTGCGGGTTTCGTTGGAAGGAGGTTACCATGTTCTTGACGAGTCTATTCAGTATAGCAGCGATTACAGAGCTTCTGCTAAAATTTTATGGACTCCAGCCATTGGTGTGTTGGAGCTTGGTGTCATCAGTGCGTCCGGTTTGATGCCTATGAAGTCACGTGATGGCCGAGGAACCACTGATGCGTATTGTGTGGCCAAGTACGGGCAGAAGTGGGTGAGAACAAGGACGATTGTTGATACTTTTAGCCCAAAATGGAATGAGCAGTATACTTGGGAGGTTTATGATCCTTACACCGTTATCACCATTGGGGTTTTCGACAACATGCATCTATTAGTACCAGGAAACACGAATGGTCCGAGAGATTCAAGAATCGGTAAGATACGGATACGTTTGTCCACGCTTGAAACGGAACGGATCTACACGCATTCGTATCCACTCATCGTTTTGAAACCAGACGGTGTGAAGAAAATGGGTGAAATTCAGCTCGCGGTTCGATTATCATGTACATCAACGATCGATATGCTTCAGAAATACTCAGAGCCGTTGCTACCTATGATGCACTACTTAACACCGTTGTCAATCTACCAGCTAGACAGTCTTAGGCATCAAGCAACTCACATACTTTGTATGAACCTAGGCCGGACCGAGCCGCCGCTACGAAGAGATGTGGT
This genomic stretch from Brassica napus cultivar Da-Ae chromosome C9, Da-Ae, whole genome shotgun sequence harbors:
- the LOC106351024 gene encoding FT-interacting protein 3-like, producing MAENDFSLKETCPKIGGGRSFPGGEMQTSSFDLVERMTFLYIRVVKARALPSNDSFIEVTIGSYKGRTKNNTNPNPNPEFHEVFAFNKDRLQGNVLDVAVKANEEVIIGKCKFEVAEIPTRVPPDSPLAPQWYRLEDINGNRFGGEVMLSVWMGTQADEVFPEAWHSDCVTVNGDNAVIARSKVYLSPRLWYLRVNVIEAQDLVPLQGNRTNPEILVKGFLGNIVVRSRVSQTRTMSPVWNEDMMFVAVEPFEDSLILSLECKLGQNEECLGKCEIKLSQVERRVMPDPVPAMWYNLERVVDSVVPGFAGRIHLRVSLEGGYHVLDESIQYSSDYRASAKILWTPAIGVLELGVISASGLMPMKSRDGRGTTDAYCVAKYGQKWVRTRTIVDTFSPKWNEQYTWEVYDPYTVITIGVFDNMHLLVPGNTNGPRDSRIGKIRIRLSTLETERIYTHSYPLIVLKPDGVKKMGEIQLAVRLSCTSTIDMLQKYSEPLLPMMHYLTPLSIYQLDSLRHQATHILCMNLGRTEPPLRRDVVEYMLDFGSNIWSIRRGRANFERLVTFFTAFLDAWVWFDSVCKWKSPVTTILAHFIFLFIVFLPKYCVTSLLLYCFVIGFYRYRLRPRHPPHMDIKLSKADSALPDELDEEFDGFPSGKSADLVKKRYDRLRGIAGRMMMVLGDLATQGERVKNLLSWRDPRATFLFSMFCLVACGVIFLISMKLLMTLLAFYVMRHPRLRVFDIPSVPQNFFRRLPSRADSML